The following DNA comes from Chitinophagaceae bacterium.
ATTTTTAAATCGGGAAATTTACTTTGCCGCTATTTTAGCATTCACTCTTTTCGTTAATTTCGATTTAATGTTTGCAGCTTTGTTTTTATGGAATACACCAATCTTCGCCAACTTATCTATCATAGAGATAGTTAAAGGCAATTTTTCTTTTGCTTCATCAGCTTCTGCGGCGTCAAGACGACGCATCATGTTACTGGTTGTCTTCTTGTAATACCTGTTATGAAGTCTTCTCTTCTGTATTTGTCTGATTCTTTTCTTTGCCGACTTGTGATGTGCCATGAATATTAATTTTTAAACGTCCGCAAAAATAGAATTATATTTTTTAAAAAACAAAGATTTTAAAGTTTTTACAAAAAAAATGATACTATAAGTTCAGAATAGAGGTTGAAGTTATCAAAAGTAAGTGTACGAATCACAACTATTTTTTGATTAAATCGAAGTATTTGTAAATTGTAAAAATATAATTAATCATTTTTCGTGAATGAAAATGATATTTTTATGTGTGAATTTATTGAAAATACACGATATTTGTAGCAAATTCATCCCCTATCAGCCATGGACAATTTTTCATTTATTTCAAATGCGCATCCCTCATACCTGGAATCAATGTACCGGGATTATAAAAAAGACCCTAATACTATTGATCAGGAATGGAGGCTTTTCTTTGAAGGCTTCGATTTTGCCTTAAAGAACTATGATACTAAAAGTAATGGTCAGGTTTCGCTCGATGAGGTAAAAGTTTGGAGCCTTATTCAAGCTTATCGTAAAAAAGGGCACTTGTTGTCTAAAACAAATCCTATACGCGAAAGAAAAGACAGAAATGCTGAATTGGATATTAAGTATTTCGGCTTAGACGAAAAAGATTTAGACAAAGAATTCGTCATAGGCAAAAAGCTGGGGCTGCAAAATCCTACTTTAAGAAATATAGTTGATCACCTTCAAAAAGCGTATTGCCGTTCCATAGGAATTGAATTTACGCATATTAATGATGAAGCCATTCAGGATTACTTCATCGAGAAAATGGAAAATAAATACTTTTCCATTCAGTTTTCGCTGGAAAAGAAAAAAAGAATCTTTCAGAAGTTGAATGAAACAGTTGCTTTTGAAAAGTTTTTACATACAAAATATATAGGTCAGAAACGTTTTTCACTTGAAGGCGGAGAAACCACTATCCCGGCTTTAGATGCGATTATAAACCACAGTGCCGATTTAGGTACCGAAGAGGTTGTAATAGGGATGGCACACAGAGGTCGTTTGAATATTTTGGCAAATTTACTGGGCAAGACCTACGGTCATATTTTCAATGAGTTTGAAGGAAATGTCATGCCGGACTTAACAATGGGTGACGGAGATGTGAAATACCATCTTGGATTTTCTTCTGAAATTGAAACACCTTCCGGTAAAACAGTAAATCTGAAACTGGCACCTAATCCTTCTCATCTGGAAGCAGTAAATCCGGTAGTGATTGGTTACTGCCGGGCCAAAATGGATCTTTTATATAATTATGATACCAATAAAGCGCTGCCCATTTTAATTCACGGAGATGCTGCTTTGCCCGGGCAAGGGGTTGTTTATGAAGTTGCCCAGATGTCTCAGTTAAAAGGTTATAAAGTAGGTGGAACCATACATTTTGTGATAAATAATCAGATTGGTTTTACCACCGATTTTGATGATGCACGATCATCTGTGTATTCAACAAGTGTTGCTAACACTATAGATGCACCAACCTTACACGTGAATGGAGATGATGTTGAAGCGGTGATTTTTGCCGTTGAAATGGCAGCCGAATTTAGAAATAAATTTAAGAGAGATATTTTTATTGATATGGTTTGCTACAGAAAACATGGTCATAATGAATCGGATGACCCTAAGTTTACGCAACCTTCTTTGTATAATATCATTGAAAAACATAACAATCCAAGAGAGATTTATTCTAAAAAGCTGATTGATAGCGGCTCTATGCAGGCTGAATTAGCGAATGAAATGAACGAGGATTTTTGGAAAATGCTTCAGGAGCGTTTAGATATGGTCAAACAAAAACCATTGCCTTATCATTATCAGGAACCGGAAAAAGCCTGGAAAACTCTGAGAAAATCTAAGCCCTTAGATTTTGAAAAATCACCTTCTACCTCTATAGATAAAAGGGTTTATGATTTGATTTTTAATAAAATATTTGAAACTCCAAAGGACTTTACTCCGCTTCGAAAGATTAAGCGCCTGAATGATCAAAAAAAGAAATTACTGGAAAATAATCAGCTCGACTGGGCACTTGCAGAATGGTTAGCTTACGGATCCTTATTGTTGGAGGGGCATCATGTTCGCATGAGTGGACAAGATGTTAAAAGAGGCACTTTCTCTCACAGGAATGCCATACTCTATGATGAGAAAAGTAGTGAAGAGTTTAACAGGTTAAACGATTTATCAAAGGGTCAGGGAAAATTCAGAATTTACAACTCATTGCTTTCAGAATTTGGAGTACTTGGGTTTGAATATGGTTACTCACTGGCATCTCCGGAAGGTTTAACAATTTGGGAAGCTCAGTTCGGAGACTTTTCTAATGGGGCGCAAACCATTATTGATCAGTTTATAGTTTCTGCTGAAAGCAAATGGCAACGAATGAGTGGATTAGTTATGTTGCTGCCTCACGGTTATGAAGGTCAAGGCCCGGAACATTCATCGGCAAGATTGGAGCGCTTTTTACAACTGAGTGCCGAATTTAATATATGTGTATTAAATTGTACCACGCCGGCTAACTTTTTTCATGCAATCAGAAGACAATTAAGTTGGCCATTCAGAAAGCCTCTGGTGGTAATGTCACCTAAATCTTTGTTAAGACATCCGGAATGTATTTCGCCTGTTGAAGATTTTCTGGAAGGTTCATTCAAAGAAATTTATGACGATGCTGCAGCCTCAAAAAAGCCAGCTTCTGTAAAGCGTGTTTTGCTTTGCAGTGGTAAAATCTATTATGAATTAAAGAAGAAAAAAGCGGAAACAAAAAGAAATGACATTGCAGTTGTAAGAATAGAACAACTTTATCCATTGCCATTTAAGCAGTTGGATGCAATCGTTAAAAAGTATAAGAATGCCGAATTTTTCTGGATACAGGAAGAGCCGGCAAATATGGGTGGCTGGGTATATTTGTTGAGTTGTTACAATACTGTTCAGCTGAAGCTAATCGCGAGAAAATCAAGCGCTTCACCGGCTACCGGATATGCAAAAATACATCAGGAAGAACAAGACGATATTTTAAATAAAGCTTTTAACTAAAAATTATATGGCTACAGAAATAAAAGTACCTACAGTAGGGGAGTCAATCTCAGAAGTGACGCTCGCTGAATGGTTGGTAGAAGACGGAGATATAGTAGAAATGGATCAGGTTCTTTGTGAGCTGGAGTCTGATAAAGCAACTTTTGAACTTACGGCAGAGGTTCCCGGAAAAATAAAGTTAATTGCCGAAGCAGGACAGGACCTCAATATCGGAGATGTTGTTTGCACTATAGAAAAATCTGAGGAAAAGCCAACAGCAAAAAAATCTGATACTAAAGAAGAACAAAAGGAAGAAAAAGTTTCTGAAGGTGAAAAGTCTGAAAAGGTAGAAACAGAAGAAAAGGCAGACACTTATGCTAAATCTCACCCATCACCTGCTGCCTCAAAAATTTTAACAGAAAATAATTTAGACCCTGAAAAGGTAAAAGGCAGTGGAAAGGATGGCAGAATAACCAAGGAAGATGCCTTAAAAGCAGTAGAAAATAAATCTGACGATAAAAAAGCAGATACTACAAAAGGTGAATCTTCTTCTAAAGTGTTTACCGGAGGAGAATTCAGCAGAGAGCACAGGCAAGAAAAAATGTCTAAGTTAAGACAGACAATCTCAAAAAAATTGGTAGCTGCAAAAAATGACACGGCCATGCTTACCACCTTTAATGAGGTTGATATGGGTCCGGTGATGGCTATCCGAACAAAGTATAAAGAGGCTTTCAAGAAGAAATTTGATGTAAATCTAGGGTTTATGTCCTTTTTTACAAGAGCCTGCTGCATAGCTTTACAAGAATTTCCTGCTGTAAATGGTAAAATTGAAGATGATACTACTATCGTTTTACACGATTATTGCGATATATCGATAGCTGTTTCTACCCCACGCGGATTGGTTGTACCGGTAATCAGAAATGCCGAATCGCTTTCTATAGAAGAAATAGAAAAGAAAGTAATGGATTTGGCAATCAGAGGTAGAGATAATAAACTTTCTATAGATGAAATGACCGGAGGAACATTTACTATAAGTAATGGAGGAGTTTTTGGCTCTTTAATGTCTACTCCAATCTTAAACGCTCCTCAGTCTGCAATCCTGGGAATGCATAAAATTCAGGAACGCACTATGGTGATTGATGGAGAAATTGTCATT
Coding sequences within:
- the rpsT gene encoding 30S ribosomal protein S20, with the protein product MAHHKSAKKRIRQIQKRRLHNRYYKKTTSNMMRRLDAAEADEAKEKLPLTISMIDKLAKIGVFHKNKAANIKSKLTKRVNAKIAAK
- a CDS encoding 2-oxoglutarate dehydrogenase E1 component encodes the protein MDNFSFISNAHPSYLESMYRDYKKDPNTIDQEWRLFFEGFDFALKNYDTKSNGQVSLDEVKVWSLIQAYRKKGHLLSKTNPIRERKDRNAELDIKYFGLDEKDLDKEFVIGKKLGLQNPTLRNIVDHLQKAYCRSIGIEFTHINDEAIQDYFIEKMENKYFSIQFSLEKKKRIFQKLNETVAFEKFLHTKYIGQKRFSLEGGETTIPALDAIINHSADLGTEEVVIGMAHRGRLNILANLLGKTYGHIFNEFEGNVMPDLTMGDGDVKYHLGFSSEIETPSGKTVNLKLAPNPSHLEAVNPVVIGYCRAKMDLLYNYDTNKALPILIHGDAALPGQGVVYEVAQMSQLKGYKVGGTIHFVINNQIGFTTDFDDARSSVYSTSVANTIDAPTLHVNGDDVEAVIFAVEMAAEFRNKFKRDIFIDMVCYRKHGHNESDDPKFTQPSLYNIIEKHNNPREIYSKKLIDSGSMQAELANEMNEDFWKMLQERLDMVKQKPLPYHYQEPEKAWKTLRKSKPLDFEKSPSTSIDKRVYDLIFNKIFETPKDFTPLRKIKRLNDQKKKLLENNQLDWALAEWLAYGSLLLEGHHVRMSGQDVKRGTFSHRNAILYDEKSSEEFNRLNDLSKGQGKFRIYNSLLSEFGVLGFEYGYSLASPEGLTIWEAQFGDFSNGAQTIIDQFIVSAESKWQRMSGLVMLLPHGYEGQGPEHSSARLERFLQLSAEFNICVLNCTTPANFFHAIRRQLSWPFRKPLVVMSPKSLLRHPECISPVEDFLEGSFKEIYDDAAASKKPASVKRVLLCSGKIYYELKKKKAETKRNDIAVVRIEQLYPLPFKQLDAIVKKYKNAEFFWIQEEPANMGGWVYLLSCYNTVQLKLIARKSSASPATGYAKIHQEEQDDILNKAFN
- the odhB gene encoding 2-oxoglutarate dehydrogenase complex dihydrolipoyllysine-residue succinyltransferase → MATEIKVPTVGESISEVTLAEWLVEDGDIVEMDQVLCELESDKATFELTAEVPGKIKLIAEAGQDLNIGDVVCTIEKSEEKPTAKKSDTKEEQKEEKVSEGEKSEKVETEEKADTYAKSHPSPAASKILTENNLDPEKVKGSGKDGRITKEDALKAVENKSDDKKADTTKGESSSKVFTGGEFSREHRQEKMSKLRQTISKKLVAAKNDTAMLTTFNEVDMGPVMAIRTKYKEAFKKKFDVNLGFMSFFTRACCIALQEFPAVNGKIEDDTTIVLHDYCDISIAVSTPRGLVVPVIRNAESLSIEEIEKKVMDLAIRGRDNKLSIDEMTGGTFTISNGGVFGSLMSTPILNAPQSAILGMHKIQERTMVIDGEIVIRPMMYLALSYDHRIIDGKESVTFLVKVKELLEKPEFLLHGEDPAKLLLGL